In one window of Leifsonia sp. NPDC080035 DNA:
- a CDS encoding APC family permease, protein MSQLDPAIAPTRSAESPADPQTGLRRSLKLRHIVFLGLAYMAPLAVFDTFGIVADITHGHVPLSYLLVLVAVLITALSYAKMVRFYPRAGSAYTYTREAINPHLGFLVGWAATLDYLLLPMINALLSSIYMTAAFPDVPAWVWIVSTIVVCTVLNLIGVRIAAKVNVILVGIQVVVAVAFVVFTVKNIVEGANGSAFSVAPFFSADLDVPAIASGAAILALSFLGFDAVSTLAEEAERPRRDIPRAILIIVGVAGLFFVSVTYVMQVLFPDVSAVGNIVGASPEIAKYIGGAAFQAVFIGGYMVAVLGCGITQQMSAARLLFAMGRDGALPRRFFGSLNRAGVPAANVLLIAALACTAVFLDLNKAASLINFGAFVAFIFVNLSVIFTYTRYVKERGWRKALGFVVLPVLGVAVNVALWFSLDTSAMVVGAVWVAIGLVYLLWRTRFFRAAPPALSGPAQFD, encoded by the coding sequence GTGTCCCAGCTCGACCCCGCCATCGCCCCCACCCGCTCCGCCGAATCGCCCGCCGACCCGCAGACGGGACTGCGCCGCAGCCTGAAGCTGCGCCACATCGTGTTCCTCGGCCTCGCCTACATGGCACCGCTCGCGGTGTTCGACACCTTCGGGATCGTCGCCGACATCACGCACGGGCACGTCCCGCTGTCCTACCTGCTCGTGCTCGTCGCGGTGCTGATCACCGCGCTCAGCTACGCGAAGATGGTCCGCTTCTACCCGCGGGCGGGTTCCGCGTACACGTACACGCGGGAGGCGATCAACCCGCACCTCGGCTTCCTGGTCGGCTGGGCGGCCACCCTCGACTACCTGCTGCTGCCGATGATCAACGCGCTGCTCTCCTCCATCTATATGACGGCGGCCTTCCCCGACGTGCCCGCCTGGGTGTGGATCGTGTCCACGATCGTGGTGTGCACCGTCCTGAACCTCATCGGGGTGAGGATCGCGGCCAAGGTGAACGTGATCCTGGTGGGCATCCAGGTGGTCGTCGCTGTCGCGTTCGTCGTTTTCACGGTCAAGAATATCGTGGAGGGGGCGAACGGCTCGGCCTTCTCGGTCGCGCCGTTCTTCTCGGCCGACCTGGACGTCCCGGCGATCGCGTCGGGCGCGGCCATCCTTGCGCTGTCCTTCCTCGGCTTCGACGCCGTGAGCACCCTGGCGGAGGAGGCGGAGCGGCCGCGCAGGGACATCCCGCGCGCCATCCTCATCATCGTCGGCGTCGCCGGACTCTTCTTCGTGAGCGTCACCTACGTGATGCAGGTGCTCTTCCCGGACGTGTCGGCCGTCGGGAACATCGTCGGCGCGTCGCCGGAGATCGCGAAGTACATCGGGGGAGCGGCGTTCCAGGCGGTCTTCATCGGCGGCTACATGGTGGCGGTTCTCGGCTGCGGCATCACGCAGCAGATGAGCGCCGCGCGGCTGCTGTTCGCGATGGGTCGCGACGGCGCGCTGCCACGGCGGTTCTTCGGCTCGCTCAACCGCGCGGGCGTGCCGGCCGCGAACGTGCTCCTGATCGCGGCGCTCGCCTGCACGGCGGTGTTCCTCGACCTGAACAAGGCGGCATCCCTGATCAATTTCGGCGCGTTCGTGGCGTTCATCTTCGTGAACCTGTCGGTGATCTTCACCTACACCCGGTACGTGAAGGAGCGGGGCTGGCGGAAGGCGCTCGGGTTCGTCGTGCTGCCGGTGCTGGGCGTCGCGGTCAACGTGGCGCTGTGGTTCAGCCTGGACACCAGCGCGATGGTGGTCGGCGCCGTGTGGGTGGCGATCGGCCTGGTCTACCTGCTCTGGCGCACCCGGTTCTTCCGGGCGGCGCCTCCCGCCCTCAGCGGTCCGGCGCAGTTCGACTGA